ggatgtttttttttataagttgtttacattttaagactttttatttaaaaactaaagtggttgatctacaaagtcgaactctagcttggctctgtaaggttctttctgtgagtcggtcagcatttttaatgcacacaTGACATGAGGACCAAGCAGGAtccgctttctttgtcatttcgctgGACTGCTACATTGACAGCAGAGTCGGCTAAATAATGCACCTCACAAAActgagatgtgtgtaaatgtgatgatttagaagcagtTTTTGCCctttgagatgaaatgttaaaaaagaaacggatattaaaacatttctatattagaaatattttattagtgtttatatagtcagttaaacatttatcagtgtttattaaactcatttgctcatcgtctgttttattttaaagtctttaaatgtattattatataattcaataagtaaaattaaataattcatatgaagcataaaatgtaataaatcttaacattaattaaataaaattaacatttgcactggacaaaatatttagcacagccttgctTAAATTGAACAAGAAAACAAATATTCATCCTAAACCATGAAATAATGTTACAGAAGCAAAAAtctactttctcaagcatcaacacaCTGTTACAACACTAAATTATACAtttcttgattgtatttcttCATAAGTAAAGCTTTAATGACTGATCTGCCTGACAGAACCTTATAATCCTAGTggaaatgacttttcagaatgagaagCTTCTCTCtgcatttactgtgtttttttacaccaatttgcaaatgtaagagattTTTGATAATGTATATTCAGGGTCTCAGTCATGTCGATgcatgaaagagaactgttatgCACATAtcgtttgctatatggaatgcaaaaacgttGAAGCACGATATCTCAAAGTCATTTAGAACGCAGACAGAACcgtataattccaaggtgaccaTATGCCACCAACATTACTCAAGTCAGCCCATGTATCATCATCCTGACGCCATCCTTATCATCATCATATAAAAGTAACTACGACCTCCAAAATGTGCATGATCTTTTATTTACATGATAAATTCAGGatgttttgcattaaatttatattcataaattgccccctaaattattagcccccctgtttattttttccctaatttctgtttaacagagagcagatttctccaacacatctctaatcataatagtgttaataactcatctctaataactgatttattttctctttgtcatgatgacagtaaataatattagactagatattcttcaagacacttctattcagcttaaagtgacatttaaaggcttcactagggtaattagggtaactaggcaggttagggtaattaggcaagttattgtataatgatggtttgttctggagactatcagaaacaaatatatcttaaagagactaataatattgagcttaaaatggtgtttaaacaattaagaactgcttttattctagctgaaataaaacaaatcagactttctccagaagaacaaatattatcagacatactgtcaacatttcctcaatctgagaaacatcatttgggatgtagttaaacaagaaaaaaacattcaaaggggaaCTTCAAATGTGTGTAAAAGCGTATAgtcaataaaactgttaaattctGTATTGGGAAATATGAACTCATTGGAAATGAAGgaaataaatctcaatgcatGTACTTTTTTATAGAGTATTGGATTGTTTTAGAACTAAATGTACAAATCTGTACAATAAAGCACTATATTTCACTGTATTAGACTGAAAGACCAGAGAAATCCCATACAGGATGATCAGAAATGGACAAAAGACTCCAACATTAAgcatttaaactgcatttttttcaacTGGAATGATCTCTCTCGTTTATCTCTCTTGTTCTTATGTCTTATCACTAGACCCACACAGAATCCCATtccagcccatcattgagtccatttatttactgtgtaaatgtgtgtaaatctatatttattcagtttttaaattaatgactgtaatattattgactaatatgaaaatattgatctgatttatgtacagtgcagtgtgtacagtaatatcttctgtcctttagtagagatattatatgagagacttgctttgtttactaaataagtggatctaactgggtttgcattgtaaacattagcacaagttaaaaagagattattttttatttcacatgttaAGGTTTTAGctatgatactctcaaaatcattcctccgtctggccctacttattacCAAACAGGGCAGTGTCAGTCATGTTAAATTCTCCGTCTCCCTCTGTCTAATCTGCGTAGGCATCCTAGCCTATCTCATAGTGATCTTCAGGAACTGACTCGCGTACGGTGCCTGATAGCCTTGATTAAATTACAAAAAGGAGCTCAAATTGTGCCACCAAACACATGGAAACGAAAGTAACGAGCCTGATTTAAAAACgtgagtagaaagtacagatatttgcgTATAAATTTACGAAAAGTAAGAAGTtatcagaaaaataaaaagtgaagtaaagtactgataccagaaacaTCTCCTTGAGTACAGTAATAAAGTATTTAtacttcgttacttcccatctGTGGTATACGGGGACGCTCCTCTGTCTGCTGATTTGGTGTTAAACTGATTTGTATTTGTCCTTTTCACCTCAGACCTGAAGCCACCCAAGGTGGAGGATCAAGAAGAGGAAGAGTTTGACTTCATGACTATCGTCGAGTCTAAACGTGCTGCAAATGCTGAAACTACAAGCCACTTCTCCTGCCAGGAGTGTGGAATGGGCTTCAGCCAAAAAAGAGACTTCAAAGACCACGTGAGAGACCACACCGAAAGACCCTACACGTGCCCTCGCTGCGGACTGAGCTTCACGTTAAAGCGCGATCTTCAGAACCACCGCATCACTCAGCATTCAATACAGCCCGTAATATGTGGTCAGTGTGGGAAGCACTTCAGGTCGGAAGATAAACTTCTGTCCCACATGAAAGCTCACACCGGAGAGCTGCCGTTCATCTGCGGACACTGCGGGAAGGGTTTCACCATAAAACGAAGCTATCAGTATCACATGACGCTCCACATCGAGGAGAAGTTACTGACCTGTGAtcagtgcgggaagagtttctCTCATGAGATAAGCCTGTATCACCACAGGAGAGTCCACCTGCCCAAAAAAGGCTGTTTTCTATGCGAGCTATGCGGGATGAAGTTCAATAGGAAAGATAGCTTGAAAGCCCACGAGAGAGTTCACATCACAGGCAGCCCTTATGCATGTGTGCAGTGTGGAAGGACGTACAGGACCAAAGGTAACCTAACTCAACACGAGAAGAGGACTCACGCAATATAACTGTGTGACAACTCTTGAAGAGCAGATCTCCAGACTCCATCTTCAGATGTTAACTACAGAGAAAACTGCACACGATCTATAAGAAATGTTCATCTAgaccagtggtctcaaactcaattcctggagggccgcagctctgcatagtttagttccaaccagctccaactcacacctgcttaagaATGTTTTAGACTCATGAACACTTTGGTATGAGGCAAAGGATCTCCTGCTCCCTTCACATTTAAATGCTGAATAAAACTTTAGTCATTtttgttggtggtttattccaccgcagaatgaaccgccaactattccagcatatgttttacacagcggatgtccttccagctgcaaccctgtactaggaaacacccatacacactcattcacacatacactacggccattttagttaatcaattcccctatagcgcatgtgtttggactgtgggggaaaccggagcacccagaggaaaccaactcggggagaacatgcaaactccacacagaaatgtcgaactagcgaccttcttggaGTGAGGCCACCACTAAGGCACCCCGGTCTACTTTTGGTAAAAGTTATCACTGGACGTACTTGGTTAAATAGAAGACTGTTTATAGAGAAACGTCCATCAGGTTTGTGTGATTGTGAAGTGACGGGAGCATGTCATTCAACACtgcatttatttactgtaaagcAGAATACACGAGGGTTATTGGAGTAGTGAATGAGTGAAGTAAACTCCAATTTAATTTTGTGTCATATGactaaaatgcattaattaaaagcTTAGTGACTGGTTTAAAGAAATATCTGTTAATTGTTTTCAAGCTTTTAATCGTTCTTTCTCCGATTAAACTGAAAATCTTCGTTAACAGTAGGtgagagacttttattttggtgttGTATTGCCGTCATGAAGCCGCGTCGCGTTCCCGCATCTGCTGTGAAGAGAGAAGAGGAAATGTGTTTTTAgacatttaaagtgtttaaatcGATATTAAAGGTAAGTGTATATTAAATATGATGTTAAAGTATCAACTAACAACACAGAGAGTTATTTAGTGCGAGTAAAGCgcatttatagaccattttgagggatgtaaacaaagaGTGGTCacacatatttcctgttttatattgGTAATTTCTACAGCTGCTGAGTGTCCAAAAAGAGCCAcaatattgttatttaatatgattaaattgcctcttgttacagttataaagtcgtttgataacaagcaggaaatgttcatcaTGGGCCAGTGACAGGACTACAGAAAAGCAGCAGGAGAGGCTTTATATTGCCTTGTTAAAAACCAACTCAGACACTAAGTAGAAATGAAGAAACCTCCGCACAAAACCTGCTGATCTTCTCATCTAAATGACACGTTTTAAATTTTAACttgaaaatttaataaaatttttgcgCTTCATTAACTGATTGTGAGTGATTCCGTTTCTAGTGTGCCACTGATTATTACCCTggtgaaaaatccagcttaaaccaggctagggtggttggctg
This region of Danio aesculapii chromosome 4, fDanAes4.1, whole genome shotgun sequence genomic DNA includes:
- the zgc:174310 gene encoding gastrula zinc finger protein XlCGF8.2DB; this translates as MAFIKQESEDIRIADVFTLKQEDPERTEETFRVKHEDPEQLTDLKPPKVEDQEEEEFDFMTIVESKRAANAETTSHFSCQECGMGFSQKRDFKDHVRDHTERPYTCPRCGLSFTLKRDLQNHRITQHSIQPVICGQCGKHFRSEDKLLSHMKAHTGELPFICGHCGKGFTIKRSYQYHMTLHIEEKLLTCDQCGKSFSHEISLYHHRRVHLPKKGCFLCELCGMKFNRKDSLKAHERVHITGSPYACVQCGRTYRTKGNLTQHEKRTHAI